A genomic region of Podarcis raffonei isolate rPodRaf1 chromosome 13, rPodRaf1.pri, whole genome shotgun sequence contains the following coding sequences:
- the LOC128400288 gene encoding uncharacterized protein LOC128400288: protein MPEQQQSRPQLRENQCNMTDIMQRIALSKPPVNKDMYNTLYTKDYIHYDDYHYQVPTMDASQMLKLEAQLKAKEFHTPVEPEPVKYVEAAGCQEVRPPYPMDLGRRLTTSQAAPPPFQQVQEDPQVCHLLPKQSAVQKMEAERLAQQADACIPPDQVPSSCVCPEQGQNWSDYQQFLLETQRATQMQLREIKKSHVGSTVFQPEVYPRTEPSTYQRDYVPWPRLRSGFCSANRNFSNLVFDDGYYTENPWVSEYMDNYNIFLKKLNWKNRNPVSSFCSAVKPVTNFCHRMPSQTPTAP from the exons ATGCCAGAACAGCAGCAGTCAAGACCCCAGCTCAGAG AGAACCAGTGCAACATGACGGACATAATGCAAAGAATTGCCCTTTCCAAG CCACCTGTGAACAAGGATATGTACAACACCTTGTACACTAAGGACTACATACACTATGATGACTATCACTACCAGGTGCCGACAATGGATGCTTCACAG ATGCTGAAACTGGAAGCCCAGTTGAAGGCCAAGGAGTTCCATACACCTGTTGAGCCTGAACCTGTGAAATACGTTGAAGCAGCTGGCTGCCAAGAAGTTCGACCACCTTATCCTATGGACCTGGGCCGGAGGCTGACCACAAGCCAAGCGGCTCCACCACCATTTCAGCAGGTCCAAGAAGATCCACAGGTTTGCCACCTTCTTCCCAAACAAAGCGCAGTACAGAAGATGGAGGCGGAGAGACTAGCTCAACAGGCAGATGCATGTATTCCACCAG ATCAAGTACCGTCTTCTTGCGTCTGCCCAGAACAGGGCCAGAACTGGAGCGACTATCAACAGTTTCTCTTGGAAACGCAGCGAGCTACTCAGATGCAACTTCGTGAAATTAAGAAATCACATGTGGGATCTACTGTGTTTCAGCCAG AAGTTTATCCCAGGACTGAACCAAGTACTTACCAAAGAGATTATGTACCCTGGCCCAGACTACGAAGTGGATTTTGTAGCGCAAATAGGAATTTCTCCAATCTTGTCTTTGATGATGGCTACTACACTGA GAACCCTTGGGTATCAGAGTACATGGACAACTACAATATTTTCTTGAAGAAGCTGAACTGGAAGAATCGGAACCCTGTGTCATCTTTCTGCTCAGCAGTGAAGCCTGTAACCAATTTCTGTCACCGGATGCCATCTCAAACACCAACAGCACCTTGA